A part of Corynebacterium afermentans subsp. lipophilum genomic DNA contains:
- the atpB gene encoding F0F1 ATP synthase subunit A produces MKGEFHAPSLGPEFFPGQTYGQLIGEDFANGWFALDRIMLVRLFMAAILVLLFVIAFRNPKLVPKGLQNVAEIGVDFVRVNIAEDTLGKKDGKRFLPLLCTIFFTTLFMNVATIIPGLNISPNARIGMPIVMAVAAYIAMIYAGVKRYGIAFFKHSTVIPGLPPLLHLLVVPIEFFSTFILRPVTLALRLMANFLAGHIILVLLYSATNFFFWQLNAWTAVSGLTLIAALLFTAYELIIIFLQAYIFALLTAVYIELSLHADAH; encoded by the coding sequence ATGAAGGGTGAATTCCACGCACCTTCGCTTGGTCCAGAATTTTTCCCGGGGCAGACGTACGGCCAGCTCATTGGCGAAGACTTCGCTAATGGGTGGTTCGCACTCGATCGCATCATGCTCGTCCGCCTCTTCATGGCGGCGATTTTGGTGCTCCTCTTTGTTATTGCCTTCCGGAACCCGAAGCTGGTTCCCAAGGGGCTGCAGAATGTCGCCGAGATCGGTGTCGATTTCGTCCGCGTCAACATCGCGGAGGACACGCTGGGGAAGAAGGACGGCAAGCGGTTCCTGCCGCTGCTGTGCACCATCTTCTTCACCACGCTGTTCATGAACGTCGCAACGATCATCCCGGGCCTGAACATCTCGCCTAACGCACGCATCGGCATGCCGATCGTCATGGCGGTTGCGGCCTACATCGCGATGATCTACGCCGGCGTGAAGCGCTACGGCATCGCTTTCTTCAAGCACTCGACCGTGATTCCCGGCCTTCCGCCGCTGCTCCACCTTCTGGTGGTGCCGATCGAGTTCTTCTCGACGTTTATTCTGCGTCCGGTCACCCTGGCTCTTCGTCTTATGGCGAACTTCCTGGCTGGCCACATCATTCTCGTCCTGCTGTATTCCGCCACGAACTTCTTCTTCTGGCAGCTGAACGCATGGACGGCAGTGAGTGGCCTGACCCTCATCGCAGCACTGCTGTTCACCGCATACGAGTTGATCATCATCTTCCTGCAGGCGTACATCTTCGCCCTGCTGACTGCGGTGTACATCGAGCTGTCGCTGCACGCGGATGCGCATTAA
- a CDS encoding ATP synthase F0 subunit C: protein MNDIILAQAAETVNRYEGLGTIGYGLATIGPGIGIGMLVGKTVEGMARQPEMAGQLRTTMFLGIAFVEALALIGLVAGFLF, encoded by the coding sequence ATGAACGACATCATTCTTGCTCAGGCAGCGGAGACCGTGAACCGCTACGAGGGTCTCGGCACCATCGGCTACGGCCTTGCAACCATCGGCCCGGGCATCGGCATCGGCATGCTCGTCGGCAAGACCGTCGAGGGCATGGCCCGCCAGCCGGAGATGGCTGGCCAGCTGCGCACCACCATGTTCCTGGGTATCGCCTTCGTTGAGGCGCTTGCCCTGATCGGCCTCGTCGCCGGCTTCCTGTTCTAA